Within Vicia villosa cultivar HV-30 ecotype Madison, WI linkage group LG1, Vvil1.0, whole genome shotgun sequence, the genomic segment gcacgacgtgcagtgtcttctccacctgccgattagggggccgctgttggaccactcccggatccagagggtcgaggccatcgagtggatgacgctctatctgggcatggaggaggaggttgctcactttgagtgcgccacgacatctgggcctcatatccggttcaccacactgaagacttattttgagcaccatctggacgcggctgccgaggccgAGGCTGCGGGTGACGAGCtgttcacacagtatcaccgcggctgcgctcttcggtgctggtacatgcatgtggtaggcgctgcatgctttgtggacaagagcgtcaggtacgtcgacgtgacctacctccgctatttcatggacctggataccgttcaccagtggaactggggggcagctactctggcatatctctaccagaagctgaatgaggcctccaactagaggacgaggcagctggtcggatcctgcactctgcttacggtacgtttgattttaacacattctcgtatttatttatttatttatgttttgtatttatttttaatacattatcgtatttgtgtttcagagctggatcatctcctacttctcccgcatccacggcttccacatcgatcctgcgtacgttgacgccatgcccagggccgccagatacgccctccagagggggaacgatgcggcgggaccataccgcctgtacctggaccgcacgatgcacgacaacgtcacctggaggccgttcgccgactatgctcaggttgtccccttcgacggggttgctctatattcaggctggttggcatgcgggaccggcatcatggtccggtatctcccggagcggtgcatgcggcagtttgagttcgtgcagatcatacccaggtcacccttcgaggctgctcctgacacagttaccagagtgcagctcactgccatatgggaggagtggcagcatcatgtggtaccggaggagtaccgtcgcatgcgggtcacccaggactggcacagtgtggaggggtacgtcacatggttctaccgggtgtcccatcctctcttgagacccgacgttcccggcgctcctaggccagcacacgaggagatcctggagaaccggcaggcggaggatgaccacgccattgatctccttccgatctgccagcggatagagatgcttgggcgggacgcgttgcatcgaggtgtcattcatcagggcggaccagaggcagtcgccgtgatggagatcatcgtcactgatgcgggccgtgcggcggggtacaggcggcagaggagggcccagggtgagcgggttaggcacacccagtagtggtggggtttattcattttttgattttggattgtatatttagcacactatttttatttatttcggtttgtatataatattttcatattagtatttttttttgtttatttatcatattagtgttttcagtctatctattgtttattttatttgccggtaacgtttaattaaaatgcggttgcgtttaagaaaaaacataaaaaaaaacacagtttctgcataattcggaaatgaacttccgaattcaccccccatgaggtgttttcggatgttcatctccgaacgcaccccccatgaggtgttttcggagatgaacttccgaatcaaggaaatttttttaaaaaaaaagcgcttcggaagttcatttccgaagcaggggtagtttgggaatttcgctgggggtgaccccccatagggaggtgggtaaagaaattttcttattccATAATATTCCACCaatggaaaagaaaagaaatttaaagTCAAGATTGAATTGATGGAATGCGATGAATGAAGAGAATTTAAATTCGAGACCTTAAAAAACCATATTTCTAGGACTTAAATTTAGGGGTGTTTGTGGTGTGGTTTGAATGGTTTTGACGTAAAAAGGTTGCGGTTCAGTTTGGTTTAGTtagcttttagaaataaaaccaaaccaaaccaaagcaaaccaatgcggtttgggttggttcggttttttattaaaaaattattgagacatacatacacatatagatgacaacatagttttgtatttagttatttatgagttatcaaataataacaaatttcaTCGTATTTGgacaacaactttccatttaatatacaaaaataaaattagacaaaaaagtggaataaaaaacataaaatagtagcaaaaattaatataaaaaactttataatgaaatagaaaagacGGTGATGAAATTTTAGAGAAGATGCAAAAGAAAGAGTATAAGAgaggagagattagagaagaagggGTGCATTACAAACGTAATTAAATGTAATTAGAAGAGAAAACACTAGAATAAaattaataagatgaaaaagaaagaatataagagatgatagactagagaagaagatgtgagaTGTACTTGAAAAAAGAATGCATGATACCGCTAGGAgaaatttgagaagacttaaactgaaaccttaagCGCGAGGAAGAAAAAATCAGTTGTATTCGAAGGATAAGGCATAATAGGTTtcagtttgggttggatgtggaTTAAGTGAAGTTTGAGTTGTAACATGATGCAGTTTGGTTCTatttggttcggtttgtaaaatacaaaccacaAACCGAATACATCCGAACCATTTACAGTTTTTTGCggtttcaatttaatttaatttgattttgcgATTTTCTATTAGGTCGGTTCGATTTTGAACACCCATACTTAAACCTTTTTCACTAGGCCAGACACATTTTTGTTTATTTCTATTTGGAGGGTAGGTAGAACCATTTTTCTATCATATTTCAtcataaaatatcaaaatatatattaattgttgataaataaattacaattttttattaaaattctttCTTCATTTTGTAGTGTTTTAAAAATGGAATCGAATCAGTCTTTTGGAGTGATCGGACCGGGAATCGGAGGGGTCACAGGTCTGGTTTGATTGCTGGACCAGGTATGCTATTGAACTGGTGAGAACCGATCAAAACCGGAAAAAACCAACAAATCGGCGATTTTAAAAAATCGGTGGTTCAAATGCATGCTCTTTTTTTCCGCACAAAACAACGgtgttttcatgatttttttaaaaaaatataattaaaatataattagactttattcaaacTTTATTAGGAACAATTTTCCCCCTGTTTGCAATTAGacgtaatttaaaatttatttatatttatattttgtgtaatttaaaatttatttatatttatattttgtattattttattgtgggtgataattatatttaaaatttgaaaataaagaataaatatgtgaaattatgatattttaaaattttaaaatgttgtgggtaatattttttagagaccAAGTCATCCGGTTCGatcaaattaataaatatatagtattgtaATAGAGACCGGTTTATTCAACTAAGTCATCCGATTTAATTCGATTTAGTCATGCGATTCGACTAGTGACCCAATAATTCAATCAATAAATTAATGACCTAATATCTTCACCAATTTAATGACCGGTCTGATTTTTAAAATACTGTTTCTTTGTTGTTAAATGTAATTGTAACCCAATTCATGTGTTGAATTAACTAATTTATACCGGGGTTTCCTCAAATTCACCTAATCAAACACAAAATACAgaagaaaaaaactcaatttcattttttttttcttacatCACATACCGCAAAACCCCTGAGAAAAAAAAACATACACACTCAAATCAAAGGTGAAATCATACCCAAAACCCTGACAAAAACTCCGGTAAACACAGTTAGCGTTTACAAAGCGCTCAAACATCACTCCAATCACATATTCAAGAGTACCAATTCATGAGGCCGAGGGTTAAAATCTGAACATTGAATTCGCTATACATTCCCattttctttttccttatttttttaCACTGATTGTATTGTATTTTTTTCACTGTAATCAGTGgctaggaagtgttagaagctaCGCGAAGAATCTTCGCATTGATGGAGTGAAAGATACCATAGCTATTGCCTCCGGTAAAGGTGGTGTCGGCAAGTCCACAACTGctggtaaaaaaaaattaaaattctctCTCTATGAATTAGTTGAGTTTTGTTGGGAATGAAttgaaatgaattgatttgatttgaatttaCAGTGAATTTAGCTGTTGCACTGGCAAGTAAGTTTCAGCTGAAGGTTGGTTTACTTGATGCTGATGTATATGGACCCAACATTCCTATCATGATGAACATCGACACAAAACCCAAAGTCACTCTAGGTATATATcttttgatattttgatataaAGTAAGAACACAGACACTGGCATTAGACACGACACTGATACTAGCATATAGAATTTGGTAAAAGCTTTGAGAAAATGAAAGAGATAGAATATATTGTAGGAGTGTTGGAAATTGGCACACTTTTAACCTACAGAATAGATGTTAACCATGTTTGAATTTCTGTCAACATACAAGCAATTGTGGCGATGATACTAAAGCAATAGGAACTGTTTGACTGCTTTTCTTCTAGATGTTAATCATGTTATATGATTAACTATAAAATGCTAACTACTACTCAATTAATTTCTCGGGCATTTCGAGCTTGATAAGCTTATCCATATATAATATTTGCTGATTATCATAAATGAATACACACTCAGTAAGGTTGTTTTAAATCATCCATTTCATTGATTTTTTGGATTGGATGGAATTCAATACATAACTAGAAGGAGTACTAGCAATACACTCTTCTCAGCACATGGTTTAAAATTGCTACTTATAGATAAAATGCTTATTAAGCTATGTTTGATGGCTAAGTTCCTTCCATCTTCCATTGCAGTCCATGCCAATAATTTTCTGTTCGCATAATTTCAGATAAGAAAATGATTCCTATTGATAGTTATGGGATCAAGTGTATGTCAATAGGGTTCCTTGTGGAGAAGAATGCCCCGATTGTCTGGAGAGGTCCCATGGTATGCCTATAACAGCTCTTTCCCTTGATTCTACTCCTTTTCGCTTTCATATTGACTAATTATTGCTTTATCTGCCTTCAACAACTTTAGTTCTTGTTTAATGAAACATATCGCAGAAGATTTCTTATTGAATAGATCTGCTTGCAAAATAGTCACTTCAattgtattttatttgaatttctatTGTTGGATTATAATATAGGTATCGAATGCTCTTGAGAAAATGACAAGGGGAGTTGACTGGGGTCACCTTGACATTCTAGTGATAGACATGCCTCCTGGCACCGGTGATGTCCAGATATCTATGTCTCAGAATCTGCAATTATCAGGTAGTTAATAATTTAggaatcacaaagatatcatttGAAATTACCTTTCTTTATATAGTTTCCATacgcttaattttttttattagctTATTTTTTGTCATGGCTTCTTGTATGGTAGGTGCACTGATTGTTTCAACTCCTCAAGATGTTGCATTAATGGATGCAAGGAGGGGTGTACAAATGTTCAATAAAGTTGATATTCCGGTATAATATTCACTTGGCGGATTTTTTTACCTGTTTGAGTTTTTGTTAATAAGAACGTATGCTATCTAGTAGCACTACAGCCCTCCTACGGTACTACCTTGTTAGGTTGTCTGAAATCCCAATCCTGCTGAAACAAGAGATTGAATTTTATCGGAATAAGAGTTTACCCATTGATTCCATGGATTTAGAAATCCTATTGgcttaattcaatttattaattatgttgctaaaactaatttaaataaatatgaaaaacaTACCCATGGTCTCAAATATTGGGGAACCATATTCATATGTGCTTTTATGATCTGTTTTGAGGCATGTGTTTTTATTTATGTCACAGTACATTGATATATCAGCCATCTTCTGATTTGGTGTTCACATATCATCTGAAAAGCATATGAATGCATCCCACCTTTAATTTCTATTAATATGAGAATTCTATCCGTCCTTACAGATTTTGGGAGTTATAGAGAATATGAGCTGCTTCAAATGTCCACATTGTGGCGAACCTTCATATATATTTGGAAAAGGAGGGGCTAATAGCACAGCCGCTGAAATGGGATTAGAATTTCTTGGCGAGGTATGCTGATTATCTGTATGTAGATTAtgcattttaaattataattttgcaGATCTTTGGACTCTGTTGAAGCAAGCAATTGGACTCAGACTTGTTATCATTTTTAAAAGACAACTGATCACTTTTTTACTCTTTTTCTGATGTTACTATAAAAGTTATCTTTTAGAATGTCGGTGTTTAACTATATAGCTAATGTGTAAAGAAAATCCtccaataaaattaaatgatgccgGGGTTACTTATGTCTCTACCTTAGATTTATTTTTCTCCCAAAATTAATTAAGGAAGACACAGTTAATGTGAATTTGTTATTGAGTTTGTGAGAACTAAATTGAGAGATCGAGGAGTTACAGTCAACATTATTCTTTTCTTCTAGATGAAATATAAGATAATCCCTAGAACCATTTTCTCGTTTTATTGGGTTGCTGCTATACACAAGCAGTAAGCAGTTTGACATATTCTTTGATTGTGCTGTGCGTACTGATTTTGCACGGGAGACTTCAAACTTGGTACTTGGTAGAGAGTTCATTTTTTTAGGGGGTTGATTTTACTAATTGAGAAGAATAATTCTCTTAAGTTACTGTGTAATATGCATGCCTTAAATCACTGATAATCAAAGCAAGCTCTTTTCTCAGTCTTAAGATTTGCAAAATTTAGTGTTTCTGACAACTAATTTTCATTTATTGATTATTCAAGATACCACTGGAAGTGGGGATCAGGGAAGCTTGTGATCAAGGGCACCCAATAGTGTTGGCTGCACCTGATTCCGTAGTTTCTATAGCATATGGAAATATTGCTGAAAAAGTTGTTCAGAAACTCAAAGAGCGACAATTTCAACCAGAAATTATACTATGATAACTCTCCGGTCTGTGAACAAGAAAAAGCACCGAGCTGGCTTCCCTTATGCTGTTTACACCAGGGTTTGACTACCACTAAATTTTGTTGAAATTGCAGCATGAGATGCTGGTCTGGCATATGTTATAGGCTTGTAGATTCAGGtattttcaattttgtttaaTAAGCTGTTAGTGGTACTTTGACGTCACATAGGTGCTGTCAAATTAGCAGTTTAATTTAACTTCAACTTTGAGGTTACATAGAATTGGCAGCAGTGTTTTTGATGCCATTCATTAAGCTATAAGGTTCTTTTATGTGGTTAATTTGGATAAATTGCGGGAAGATTATCTTTAGGAAGAGCAACATATTGTCAAAAATAATACTGAGAATATGATATTCTTAACATGGTAGAGGTAGTATTTTATCTACATGTCGTAGTGACTGTATGGTTAGATTTATTCTTATAAGACATGAAAATAATGTGGTTATAGAATGTCCCTTAGTAACTGTCTTTATGCTTATAATGAGCTTAAATCAAAATGATGGCAATTTAAGATTTGTTTATTTTGTGAAAATATTTATGTTGTATTTTTATCGGAACACAGTTGTTTCCTCTATGCTCTACATTGGTAGTAACGTCGTTAAATGATCATCATAAGTCTGTTGTGATTTCACTCCCAGAAACCTCCTAGCAGCATTAGTGATTAGGCACCATCTTGAGTTTGGTGTAATTTCAGTTATAAACTTCCACTCATCAAATTATTATCACCTTCAAGTGTTGACTCGAGGAGCATGTGAGAAACTGATTTCTAAGCAGAATTGAGGTTGTTGAGTGTGGTGAGAAACTGATTTCTAAGAAGAATTGAGGTTGTTGAGTGTGGAAAAGAAAAGGTACACTGATGGTTTATTAAGTATGAGTAGTAGGCATATCATAAATATGAAAGGGTTATCGGAGCActtattgaaataaatatttataaaaaaacttgaataaattatttttaatataaaaaataaaataaatttaaattatatatatatatatatatatatatatatatatatatatatatatatatatatatatatatatatatatatatggagcgtatccggtgagaactgatatcttttgtgagaaacgagaactattaatatcaatcgttagatttaattaatgtttgagattataataaataaaataaattgtgatGTATATGATTATTTCTAAATATGTATAGCActtggttaatattaaatattgctGACAATCTTAGATCAAAAtagaaagtattttattttttctttataggTCCTTATTCTATGATCCTTTTTCAAGATTTTTTTCTATATGACCTACCCTATAATTGCAATCAATTTTTATGGCTCCCTCTAAACTTACCCTCATTTCCGCCATCTTCTATTCAgtaaattgtattttttaaaatataatgacaATAATAGAAATTCTTATAATAGTAgcaatttttttcttattaatatatattaacatAGATagctttaattaatatattagttgttatttattaatataaaaataatatatgcttaaatattaattaaaaataaataattttataacaaatctaatttataaaatatatataaaaacatatacaaaaatctaaaaaaaacctattattattaatattaaaacaaaaataaatattttgttatcattaataaaattctATTTGTTGCATCcaacaaataattaatatatatttttccttcttattataaaattatataatgatacttataaataaatagttatattAATTTCTATTAATTGAATACAACAGTATATTATATATAACTATTTAAATTAGTagcaaattattataatattgtaccatgatataatataatataatataactaTTCATTCATCAATAttgtaaatataattttatattaagaagaaaaaatattaattatttgtttgaaTACAGAaacatataatttatattattcataaaaaaacatttgtttttgttttaagattaaaaataacattttttttgtttattttttaatatgtattttataataattatattacttataaaattttttatttataattaatatttaaatatgtatTATCGTTATAAAAACTGGtagtcataaaaaaaattatggtatAGTTTTAATAGGAGCCATAAAAAATATGGTAGTTTTTAtgtataatgaaaaaaaaattagggtAGTTTTTATAGGGCGCCCTAAAAACTGGTTGAAATTATAATTGATAGTAGTAAGGTTTTCTTTTGCGTGTTCAAAGTTATAGAAAAAGATTCTTGAAAAAAATAATGGAATAAGGGTCCTAAAAaggtaaaataaaatactttctaTTTTGACGTAAGATAGTcaacaatatttaatattaactaaGTGTTATACATATTTAGAAATAATCATATACatcacaatttattttatttattacaatctcaagcgttaattaaatctaacgattgatattaatagttctcgtttctcataaaagatatcagttctcaccggatacgctcctctatatatatatatatagtaNNNNNNNNNNNNNNNNNNNNNNNNNNNNNNNNNNNNNNNNNNNNNNNNNNNNNNNNNNNNNNNNNNNNNNNNNNNNNNNNNNNNNNNNNNNNNNNNNNNNATGTTATTTGATTTCTAAaatgtatgattttttttttaagtgtttGGAATTTAGAATTCAAACTAGGtcaaaaataagagaaattatgAGTTTTTAGATTTTACAAATCGAACTCTTTAAATTCTAATATATGAATTGAGACCGACCAgaaacaataataattttattaaaatcaattataacataaataaatatatcaaaatatttttttatagatatcATATAATTAGTTTTTAATCATATACTACATGTTAATTGGATTTTGCCTAAGTCTATTGGATCATATTCGCTCTTAACTTTTGTATTATCACCATCTTTTTCAAAATCACTAAATTGTATAGGTTTAA encodes:
- the LOC131619328 gene encoding iron-sulfur protein required for NADH dehydrogenase, mitochondrial-like is translated as MRPRWLGSVRSYAKNLRIDGVKDTIAIASGKGGVGKSTTAVNLAVALASKFQLKVGLLDADVYGPNIPIMMNIDTKPKVTLDKKMIPIDSYGIKCMSIGFLVEKNAPIVWRGPMVSNALEKMTRGVDWGHLDILVIDMPPGTGDVQISMSQNLQLSGALIVSTPQDVALMDARRGVQMFNKVDIPILGVIENMSCFKCPHCGEPSYIFGKGGANSTAAEMGLEFLGEIPLEVGIREACDQGHPIVLAAPDSVVSIAYGNIAEKVVQKLKERQFQPEIIL